From the genome of Arvicola amphibius chromosome 9, mArvAmp1.2, whole genome shotgun sequence, one region includes:
- the LOC119822338 gene encoding uncharacterized protein LOC119822338, which translates to MFFAPAGTSSSPPPPLEEAADLDSAELHPPQRACWPRHRQTLQSRSVPLLLRPAPLHLLETRAPSSGSGGERENENSPAVGTPASSRPPHLGVVAAAKAGTSLSGARGAVTEIAGQPRAPPAPPRAGRGVEILGHQVAVGGAVGLRRDVLGKLGLPLIRLSPQVSCAPVYADFCRKYLEERKVLQGLQVGWEQEVELSSIVIPFLASGFYRIKLGIMTEACIPHYIHLNLQPKPFLKGLLCGNHNQIIQRILLQMPTHACTHTQRFPGPLLGSGK; encoded by the exons ATGTTCTTCGCCCCGGCTGGGACTAGCTCATCTCCACCTCCCCCATTAGAAG AGGCGGCAGATTTGGATTCTGCTGAACTACATCCTCCTCAAAGGGCCTGCTGGCCACGACACCGGCAAACCCTGCAGTCCCGGTCAGTGCCCCTCCTCCTGCGCCCCGCCCCCCTGCACCTGCTGGAGACTAGGGCACCGTCCTCCGGATCTGGCGGGGAGAGGGAGAACGAAAATTCCCCAGCCGTGGGGACCCCAGCCTCCTCCCGACCTCCTCACCTCGGGGTGGTGGCCGCGGCCAAGGCCGGAACTAGCCTCTCTGGCGCCAGAGGAGCCGTCACCGAGATAGCCGGACAACCTCGAGCTCCGCCTGCCCCGCCCCGGGCAGGTCGGGGTGTGGAGATCCTCGGACACCAGGTGGCAGTGGGAGGGGCCGTGGGGCTGAGAAGGGACGTTTTAGGGAAGCTGGGACTACCTTTAATCCGCTTGTCCCCACAGGTCTCATGTGCTCCAGTTTATGCAGACTTTTGTAGGAAGTATCTGGAGGAGAGAAAAGTTCTGCAGGGTCTGCAGGTGGGGTGGGAGCAGGAAGTTGAGCTCAGCTCGATTGTCATCCCTTTCCTAGCCTCAGGTTTCTATAGGATCAAGTTGGGGATTATGACAGAGGCCTGCATTCCTCACTATATACATCTTAATCTACAGCCCAAGCCATTCCTGAAAGGATTATTGTGTGGGAATCATAATCAAATTATCCAGAGGATCTTACTACAAATGcccacccatgcatg